CTGGGGCTTCGTTCCCGCCTCCGCCATCGTCGGCAAGCCCCTGCTGATCTACTTCTCCGTCAACTCTTCGCCCAAGCCCGACGATGACGACGATAGCCGAGACCCCGATCCTACCCCCCGAGCATCCGCCCAGCCCATCGTCAAGCCCGCGAAGACTTCCACCTTCGGCGAGATTGCCAACTTCGCCCGCTGGAACCGGATACTCCGCGTGGTCCGCTAAACACCTCACTCCGGACCGAGCCGCCTCACCTCATTCAGCGATACACTGACAGAGCACCAGTGGAGAACGCGTTGACTAACGCCACCGAACCGATCGTGAACGAAACCGCCGAGTCCCAGCCCGTCGAGCAGCAGGAGACCGAGACTCCCCTCGAATCCCTCTCCTCCATCTGCACCGTGCTGGCAGTCGGCCTCTTCGTCATGACCTTCATCTTCCAGAACTTTGAGATCCCTTCGGCCTCGATGGAGAAGACGCTGCTCATCGGCGATCACGTCGTGGTCGACCGCGTCACGCTTGCGCCGCGGAGCCTCTGGGCACCGTTCCTCGACTACCGCCCCGTCCACCGCGGCGACGTCATCGTCTTCCTCAAGCCCAACCCCGAGACCCCCGACCTCTTTCTGGTCAAGCGCGCGATCGGCATCCCCGGAGATCGCATCCACCTTCGCAACGGCATCGTCTATCTCAACGGAGTCGCCCAGGACGAGCCCCAGGCCGGCAAGCCAGCCTACGATGGCAATCCCTATCATGCGTATAACCCCTACCGCGACGACTTC
This Granulicella aggregans DNA region includes the following protein-coding sequences:
- the lepB gene encoding signal peptidase I, encoding MTNATEPIVNETAESQPVEQQETETPLESLSSICTVLAVGLFVMTFIFQNFEIPSASMEKTLLIGDHVVVDRVTLAPRSLWAPFLDYRPVHRGDVIVFLKPNPETPDLFLVKRAIGIPGDRIHLRNGIVYLNGVAQDEPQAGKPAYDGNPYHAYNPYRDDFPSIPASVDQGATASWSLEMPSHVEGDDLVVPPGKIFAMGDNRTESLDGRFWGFVPQENIVGRPMFVYWSFKTPADQIDKTSMGDRLSFIVHIVTHIFTETRWSRTFHVVR